AAGGATAAGTGATGACAAAATTAGTCCTGAATACAGCAATTGCCAACTACGGACATACGGCTGAAATAATAAATGGAAGTATAGGGTCAAATCGATTCGAAATGGAACATAATGATATCAGTCCTGTTCCTATGATTTTCAGAAGAATGGTTAGAAATTTAGAATTTGATGTAGCAGAAATGGCTCTAGCTACTTATATATGCTCGAAACACTACCAGAAAAAGTTTACAGCGCTTCCAATTTTCTTAACTAGAGGTTTTTATCATACAAATATGATATACCGAAATGGTGCCGAAATCATTAATCCGAAAGATTTAGAAGGCAAAAGAGTAGGTGTTAGAAGTTATACTTTCACACCAGGTGTATGGAGTAGAGGTATTCTTGGTAGTTACCACGGAGTTGATCTTAATTCAATCACTTGGGTAATTGCTGGTGACGAACACATAGAAGAATTCGAATACCCTGAAAACGTTTTGAGATCTCCAACAAGTGATCTATATGAAATGCTTTCTA
The nucleotide sequence above comes from SAR202 cluster bacterium. Encoded proteins:
- a CDS encoding ABC transporter substrate-binding protein, whose protein sequence is MTKLVLNTAIANYGHTAEIINGSIGSNRFEMEHNDISPVPMIFRRMVRNLEFDVAEMALATYICSKHYQKKFTALPIFLTRGFYHTNMIYRNGAEIINPKDLEGKRVGVRSYTFTPGVWSRGILGSYHGVDLNSITWVIAGDEHIEEFEYPENVLRSPTSDLYEMLSNGEVDAVIGAPTNGSPEILPLFTNPESLDKEWYTQNQIYPISHVLVVKDELLDNNPWLGQEIVDVFHKARSEYLEAFNKNNSNQNSADHSQMEFAKIVGENPVNY